TGGGCGGCGCATTGGGCTTGCTCGGGCTTGGCCTGCTGTTCTGGCCGGAGCTGGCCGGTCATACCACCAGCCCGGAAACCTTGCTCGGGTTGGGTCTGGCGCTGCTCGGAACCTTGTGTTTCTCGGCCGGCAACATGCTGTCGAGTCTGCAACAGAAGGCGGGCCTGAAACCCCTGACCACCAATGCCTGGGGCATGGCTTACGGCGCGGCGATGTTGTCGGCGTGGTGCCTGGTCAAAGGCATCCCGTTCGACATGGAATGGAATGCCCGCTACATCGGGTCGTTGTTGTACCTGGTAATTCCCGGCTCGGTGATCGGCTTCACCGCCTACCTGACGCTGGTCGGGCGCATGGGGCCGGAGCGGGCGGCGTATTGCACCGTACTCTTTCCGGTGGTGGCGCTAAATGTGTCGGCGTTCGTCGAAGGCTATCAATGGACGGCGCCGGCACTGGTGGGGCTGGTGCTGGTGATGTTGGGGAATGTGTTGGTGTTCCGTAAACCTGGGGGACTTCGATTACGCGCAGGCGTAGACGCGCCTGATAAATACGGCAGGGCGCAAAGTTAATCATTCTCGATTCTGATGCTTATATAAATGAGTGAGGGGAATATGAAGTTTAGAATTATCTGGGCCCACTCACCATAGTTCCAGATTTCCGATTGGTCCATGTTAAACCATTCGACACCGACCACCTGTATGCAGACGAAGTAGACGAATATGGCCATCAATAACCCCATCAGTGCATAACTCTTGGCCTCGTGGAAGTCGTCGGCGCTGGCATTGAGTTTTCTATAAAGCTGATAGGTGCCCATCAGGCAAAGCACGGTGTAGATAACTTCAAGTGTAATGATGAACCAGTAAATTCGATGATGAAGCATGGGCGATGTAATGGCCCGATTGGCATATTTCGTCTGGTCTTTGGTGGTGTCCATGCTCAATATGTGCGCGACATACTCGTAATTGGTGGGGTAGTCGGCCAAGTTGCTGTACATCATGAGCAAGCCAAAAAAACTAATAAAAGCCATTAATGCGAGCTTGCTGAATCTGATGGTTTGGTTTGTTGTCAGGTTGTTCACGGTTTTGATTCTCCAGAGTGAGTGCCTGTTATGGCAAATGACTGAAGAGAGTTTATCGTGTGGGTCGTTATTTAAGTTGCTTACTGAATTGCAAGTTGTGTAAAGGTTAGAGGGGCGACTTTAGAAGTTGGTCACCAAGTGTTTTATTCATTGAGCTTGATGCGGGCAGACGTTGAAAGCCTGCCCGTTATTT
The window above is part of the Pseudomonas sp. B21-048 genome. Proteins encoded here:
- a CDS encoding DMT family transporter, with the protein product MNLSLYLLTVLIWGTTWIALKWQLGVVAIPVSIVYRFGLAALVLFVMLLLSRRLQVMNRRGHLICLAQGLCLFCINFMCFLTASQWIPSGLVAVVFSTATLWNAFNARVFFGQKIARNVLMGGALGLLGLGLLFWPELAGHTTSPETLLGLGLALLGTLCFSAGNMLSSLQQKAGLKPLTTNAWGMAYGAAMLSAWCLVKGIPFDMEWNARYIGSLLYLVIPGSVIGFTAYLTLVGRMGPERAAYCTVLFPVVALNVSAFVEGYQWTAPALVGLVLVMLGNVLVFRKPGGLRLRAGVDAPDKYGRAQS
- a CDS encoding DUF2165 family protein, which gives rise to MNNLTTNQTIRFSKLALMAFISFFGLLMMYSNLADYPTNYEYVAHILSMDTTKDQTKYANRAITSPMLHHRIYWFIITLEVIYTVLCLMGTYQLYRKLNASADDFHEAKSYALMGLLMAIFVYFVCIQVVGVEWFNMDQSEIWNYGEWAQIILNFIFPSLIYISIRIEND